aagttacaaaaatcgactggtgcacgacaacgcgctgcgccgtcttttcaagggaagcgccaagcctgaaacgtcattttgacgtcacagtccgccaccgccgtgacagacgcgtcaaccatgctagcgccttaaggcatccaaaagtagcaagtcagccgctggttacgcttcaaGTCAAATGAACcttaaattagtgcacaatttaagtcaaacagaataatgtcagcatcattatggtgtataatgtatatatttatttttgtttgcttcaaagtaattaaatatacaatccattagtcaagcaaacttgattggaataacagcggactattttatgaaactcctacgacagctctggatcactcgtaaattctgttcgtacctgaaagaaaacgtaaaatacgaaaagattggtgaatgcgcaaattctcttaaatcactcgtacgcacgacttaagaacaaatctgtgcgtacgaacggttgttgcattaGGCCTATTGTGTTTTGTtaacatgtcaagaatagcagataaCGCTTCTCAGAGACTGTATTAGTGTCAGTATCAGTACCACATAAATACGGACATATTCCAAAAGAAACATGTAGGTCTGCACAGATGAGTAGGAGGCAGTTGCTCTTTCCAGCACACCCACCCACTGTAAATGCTCCAGAgtatttgctgctgttttgacacTTAGGAGCAGTCGCTGATCTTTGAGCTTCTTTAATGTAAACTGGAACCTTCCGGAACATATCTGGGATGTAGCACATGTGTGGAAATGGCTGTAGAGGTCTTTAGAGTTGAAGTTCTTCTGCAGCTGCAGAAGTCTCGCCCTGTTGGCCATTAGATAGAATGCAAGTTTAAGGAGCGTTTTAAGTTTCATAAGATAGATATTATTAAGTATATGGATATTGGGAATAAATGTACTTTCTAATTATAAGTATCCTTTTTCAAGCCACGTAAGCTTCTTTTAACAGTTTATTTGCACAAAAAAGGGTGAGTTTTATCACTCTGGGGGCTGTGATGTTTTTGGGAAGGCACATGACAGTCCCAGTTCTGTTTGTTTATAAGGACCATGCCGGTCTGCTCCTCCTTTGAGGAGGGAGGGGCCCCTGATAAACCTCTGAAGTAGAATGAGATTACAGGCAGCACGTTTCCACCTCAAACAGCACCTCTCCCTGTGTTGAGATGATAAACTCTCATCGAGTTTGCAAAGACCGTCTCCCAGCGGCTGTCTTTCAGTTTATATAAACTTTTCAAATGGCAAAAGATCTGACAGAGGATCGTCACCAAGCTTGCAAGCTTTGAACACATCTCCCTTGTGTATTTTTCCCACCCCAGGACCACCGTCTTCAGAGGCACGCAGAGAATAAAGACTCGGATCAACATAAATCCCACCCACCCACCTCACCCTCTACCTAGTTTTCCTCCTTGTTCTGTCTCATATGCTCACACTCAAACATTTCTAAATTTATGATGCATGTAAGCATTTTGATATGTCTGCCCTGCGAATATATACACAACTCCCAACAGGCGTCTCCTGTAGGGTCCCTTATCAGACCagccttctttttaaaaaaaatctcccaTTAGAATAGTTTTCCAAAGCAGAATAATACATCAAGTACCTTAAAGCAGAGAGTgacattaaaatacaacaaaaaaattaagtAGTCTCAGTGAAATATACATCAGAGCAAATGGATCAGAGAACACTGCTGCTAAGATTGGAGAAGGCTCATGCCAATAAGAACACTCTGAAGATTTTCAAATAGCTTGAGTCGTGTTGGACCAGTTCGTGGGTATTTCTGGGCAGAACAACCATTTTGTAGTTACTAAATTATAATAAATGGGTGGCTGTTCCTGCACAAAATCGTCCCAGATCTTCATCCACGCACCTGTGTAGGATGCCAGAGGACCACAGGACTGGAACACCACAGAGCCAGCGGCGAGCTGTAAGAATTGACAAATCAAACCCACCAGTGAAGTGTTTTCAGTTGCCGATAAAAATAGAGTCACCATACACATAAAGGCTTTGACGAGGATGAGTGAGTGATGCTCAAAGATGTTGCCATGACAGACAGGCAGGCGGGAGAAAAACACTGAGGCAGAATGATTGGCTTCTCCTCTTTGATGTTCCTGTCTGACTTACTTGTGACGGCTGGTTACATCTTCAAACCCGTTCTGTGCTGACAGTTGTAATGACCCCAAACATTTCATCTGACACATCTGAGCAGCGCTATGACAACTTCGAGTGAAAAGAATCTTCCCTTTTGACCATGCTCCACGCCGCACTCTCACATCAATCCGCAAGGACCGAAGTTATTAATTTCCATTTGTCACAGGCTTTGAGTTGGATGTAATTACCCAGCAGTGTAGCTTGTAACTTTAACATCCAGAAAAAAAACGGAGGAAGGGGTTTGTGAAAATGTCTAAAGCACACAGAAAATCAGGTGTTCCAATAAATCCGAGCGAGGTTAGTTCTTGACAAACTTCAAGTGCAAGTAAAGAAAGACAATGGCCAACATGTGCCTGACACAGCATTTTACAACACAACTCCACCTATATTATTTCAAaactttgggaaaaaaaaaatctttaaatgcttCCCCTGCGTCCCCCTGGCCAAGTCCAAACACCACATTTTTACTCTAATGCTGGTTCAGTCAGCCCATGTGTGAGACTGTTCAAAGCTAGCCTTTGTTATGCCTATTCGTATTTTTGTTGTGTGCATGTACAAAGACCAAAACATCCCAGTTCCATCCTGTCTTCAGAGCGGACAGCGGTTTCCCATGGTTCTACTGGGACACCTCTTTCATGTGGAAACAGTCTCTGGGTCCCCGTAGCCCCTCTGTTGTGACAGAGGATAATGAATTTCACAACATCTGTCATTTGTTAACCCTGTTTGGTGTAACGGATCTCCTTTAAATCCGTGGACTTCCAACACGTGTGCAGTTCCGTAGCTGGAATGAAGCAGTTGGATCCCACGGCCTCTGTGGAGCTGCAGAGGGGGAGACGGACCGGATCATTCTGTATGACACACAGACCTTTGACAGTTGAACTCATTgtagttttttctttattatttttcccACCCTTAAATGCTCAAATTCTAATGACCACGTAGAATGTGAGTGTAAAAGTGAAGTGGGCCTTGCAGGATCTGAAGTCACTTGTGAGGTTCAAGAGTCCATGATTCGAGTGTGTGCTCTGTTTTATACCACGTCCCTGTTTTTTAACTTATCGTTGAATTCCTAAGATAGAAATTTGTTGGTTTTGTTATTGAAACCATCTCCATCAGAGCACCAGCCAGCTGTCATAGATGTATGTAAAGAATGCTCTCTGATGCGGGTATTTCATAGCACAGATCAGGACATAATTTGCTGGGGATGGGTTTGCTCAGATAGAAGACTCAAACATCAACAGACCGTCAGAATCACCTCTTCATCTGAAGGCAGGAATAGCTGAAATGGTGAATTCAGTCAATCTTCATTCCTTTCAAACATTCTGCCCCTATCCTTTGCCCTCTTCATAAAACCTGGAATTTGCTTCAAAGAATGTACACTATCTTTCCTCCATGAATAAAACATCTGTCATTCATCAGCCGGTACAATATGTGCCGATTTAACAGAGCATAACAGCTCCGCAAGGCAGACAGGCAAGCTCCAGACTCTATAGAGTCCTGCAAACTCAACTCCAACGAAATGTCATCGGTTTCCCTTTGGAGATTAAACTGGTTAATTTAGACAAGATTCTTTGAATTTATTTGTGATTTATAGCTATAAAAGAGACCACAGATGCAAGCCTATCTTAGCCAATACATGCAATGAATGTCTAAGAAAAGGGTGTTCAAAGCCAATTTCACACCGGCACTGCAGCCCTGAAATTTTCTGGACATTTTCCAGAGCATGTGGAAGTGCAGATGTCCACATGAGAGGACAGGGACTTTGTGTGGACTCTACACAGCCAGCTCCGTATTATTAGGTTTTTAAAATTTCTAAATGGAATAGTTTGTGAATAGAGCTGGTCATTCTTTGAAGGATTCACCAACGAGTGTCAGTGTTTGCTGAAACGGCTGTAACTGTGGGTTGATTTGCAATGATGCGTCTATATTGCTGGTACATCCCAAAACGTGAATTATTGACATATCAATGCAAAATCTGAGGAAAAAACTAATCCTCATAATGGATTAGCCtgaaaaactactttgctaCCTGCTGACACATTGTCAAATACTCTCTCAAAAGGCTCAATCATGAGGAGTGCCAGTTCAATTTGAGATTCAGAAGGATACCAAAAGTTCTGCTGAACTGACGCCAAGGTTGAAATTGACTTCAAAGCTTATTCCGCCCCCTCTTGGCGAAAAGGGTGGCGTGTCATCACCGTCATACTGACAGGGGGCGCTACAAGCTGTTTCCCCTCCTATTAGTGTTTCCGCTTTCAGCGACCCGATACAGAGTGCCCGATAGCGCAACCGGTCAGTGCCTGACTAAAATACAAACAATGGGCAAGAAGCACAAAAAGCACAAGTCCGAAAAACATGGCTATGAAGGTATTTTTActtgattttatttaaaaaacagtatccacataaaatattttttgtttaaatgcatACGCCGACTTCCCTCGTTCGCAGTCGGTAACCGTATTAGCACCAGCATAGCGTTAGCTAGCTAAATTAGCTCTTTAGTTAGCAAACCAGCCCTCTGCTACTCTAGACACTGAGTTTATTTAAGTGTACATTCCCCACATGTTTCTGTcagtttaatacattttttccgAAAGTAGGTAAAAGATATGAGATTGTGACACAGTTAGCTCGAGTTACACCTTCACACATAGGGCTCTGAGCTAGATGCTAGCATTTGCTGTTTCTTGCATCCTTACGCTGTCGGGGATCAATCGATTGGCAGTCCAGTAAACAACCGTTAGCCCCCTCAGGCATTTTTGATAAACTGATTTGTTGCTTACAGAATACGGAGACAGGCCACTGAAGCTGGTGCTGAAAGTGTCCGGGAACGAAGTGACGACGGGAAGCTCGAGTCTAGACACTTATTATGACGAACAGCCGGCAGAGTCAGACAAGCCCAAagataagaagaagaaaaagaagaaagataaAGACAGAAGCTTCGGGACACCAGAGGATGACAAAGGAAAGAAGAAGGTCAACAACATAACATCTATTCCCTTATTCTGGAGGAGACGGTAGATGATTTTAACCTGTATAGGGAGGTGCTTTGTATTTATTATcctatttttgttttgtcttttataTTAGATGactaagaagaagaaaggaCAGGATGCAGAAGGAGAGGAcgacagagagcagagcagaactCCTATACGTTCAGAGCTGGATAAACTGGAAGGTACTCTCAAAATATTTGTAATTCATTCCAGCATTTATAATCCATCTTTTCTTTATGAATGTTACATTCTTTTATGGTCTTCTCTTGTAGAAAAAGAGCAGACTCCGCTACAGGAAGCGTTGAACCAGCTCATCAGGCAGCTTCAAAGGTCCAGTTACTAATTGACACAGGATAGTTGCGCTAATGTTTTAGGGATTTTTGCACTTACAGCAGAAAATTCTCTCACTGCAAAGAAATCAACTATCGATTCACTCAttctgtttctctgtttttgtcGTGTACTTTTGGTGGGACTGAGTAAAAACTGTGTATCCTTTGCAGGAAAGACCCCAGTGCATTCTTCTCTTTCCCGGTGACAGACCTTATTGCACCTGGCTACTCCTCAGTTATCAAGCGCCCTATGGATTTCAGCACAATGAAGGACAAAGTAAAGAAAGAGTTCTACCAGTCGTTAAATGAACTCAAAGTACGTACATTGTTGCATTCACAGTTTAGACACACAGCTGGATAAACCAAAATAACTAAAACCTAGCAGGTGTTGTTCATGTTAGATGAATGTCCGCCCAAGAAAACCTCTGAAGTAGCCAAGCATGCGTTCCATCATGTTGACGAGGCTAATACAGATCTTTAAAGTGTCTTCTTGCAGAAGCTCCTTTCTTTGTCATGTTGCTAagtgtgttgttgttgctgctgctgcaggtggacTTCAGGATTATGTGCGAGAATGCCATGATTTACAACAAACCTGAGACAATCTACCATAAAGCGGCTCGAAAGCTGTTACACTCTGGAATGAAGATCTTGAGCCAGGTATGTTGCCGGGGACTCAGAACAACACTTTTTAGTGAAATTACGTGACCTGCGCAGGACTTGTCCTGCTGTTGCCCATGAAGTGGAGAGAACACACAACCCAGCGTTCTCTATTTGCTCAGCACAGGTTTTTTTTAGAATAAAGATGATATGCACGTACCATTTTAGAATGAAGAAAAGTATCatttaaagtggaaaaaaaaaaaaaaaaaagactacttaATTGCTGTATGTGTAACCGGACATTTTTGAAGATAATTCAAAATAATAAGTGGTTAAAGTTAAAacgtcaaacaaacaaaaactactGCTGGTTTACATCCATTTACATTTTCCCACAAAGCTTTGTTTAATGCTGAAAACCCTGTGAGGTGATACCTCGCATGTCACTCTTAAGCCTACATTTGCCATTTGATTTTTGAAGCGCTGCTTTGGTGTGGAAACGGCTGTTCAGTTCAGCTGCGGACAGTTGTATCCACAGAGAAATACTTGAACATGTAAAAGTTGGCTGCACACACAGCCAGTTACTCTGACACAGGTGTCTTTGTCCCAATGGAAGCACAGGTCATTTAGGTCACTAAGCTGACCTAATTCAGGATTTTAGAAAACCTATGTATTCCTCAGTccagtcaaaaaacaaaaaaacaccaaaccacttctttTCAGAAACGCTCTGAAGGGTGTTCTTTTAGAAAAAATGCCCCTTTgggataaaacaaaaacacaaactctgTCTTAGTCTGaacagagttttttttattttattttattttttttattctttttaggcATAATGTGTGGGTTCTTTTCCAAAAGCAGAAACAATGTTGCCTTCAGCTTCACATGGAGACCTACAGTATAACAAAACTGTATTAGGCTTGCTTTTGCAATGATCCAACAGATGGGGGCAGCAGAAACCATCAAATTTTCTCCTAAAGCATTAGATACAGCATAGTCGGTACAACCTCATATTTTTTCCCTGTCTCTGTATTTGCTTTTAATTCGCAAGTAGGACAAATGTTCTGTTTCTCCAATAGGAAAGACTGGAGAGCCTGAAGCAGAGCATAGATTTCATGTCTGGCCTCGACCCATCTGCCAAACAGTCATTGAAGTCTGAGGAACACGGGGGCACCAGCCTGGACCAGAACAAGGAGGGAGCATCGGCCACAGAGACCAGCGAGCGCTCCCAGACGCCCAGCACACCCAGGTGCTTTAGCCTGTTGGCTTCACAATCAACCAATGAGTCATGGCTGTGTGTATTCACTACTCCAAACCCTCGAAGAGTTAGCTCGCCTGTTACAGATGTCTCCATTTGAAATGGAGAGTGAGATTGCATCAGATTTCACAGTAATACATTTAAAGCTGAGATCACTAGTTAAAACCAGTATTTAATGTGTTGACGAAGACGGAGAAAGTTTGGTTTCTCTTGAGCTTGAGTATTGGGCGTGTGTTGGTTTTCCACTGTGGAGCTGGAAGCTGAGAATGTGAGGAATGCCTGAAAACATGCTGGGACTTGTTTACTCTTGAGGCTGTACATCTTCTGCATCAGCTTTGTTTCCTTCTGATGGAACTGGACCTGTTGAGTGAATAATGTTGGATAATGACTCACTGTCAGAGGAACAGCCTCCTGAAGCCTTTTACTCTGCTGCTTTCAGCtactttacattaaaaaaaatcatgactACATTTACTGACGTCAGCAGATGCGTCCAGGCAAATGTAACGTGAAACTAAAGCAGTATGTAGGCGTTCAATTTGTCCCGATTTCCTCCCTGCAGCATTGTgtgtatgcttttttttttttttttttacgccacAAAGTGAAAACCATTTGTTTCGTGGTCTGAGTGTCTCACCTGCCACTTTTCAATTTGTGTTTCATTTGCAGACAGGACAAAGACTCCAAGGACGAAGCAGCAAAGGCAGAGCAAGAGCTTGAAGAAATCCGCAAGGTCATCGAAGAGTCTGGTGGAAAGCTGTCTAACAGAGTGCTGCAGAGTGATGTGAGAAAGCAGGAATTAACCGATCAGTGTATCAGCTTTTGCAAATGCCGGTATATTCAAATGGTAGCATGACATGGAAACTGTTAACTATGTGTCCCTCAGCTGGGAAAATATCCAAACGTTCGGCTTCATGGGAGATTAGTTGTTTGACAATCTTTCTTCTTAATGAGAGGCTCCCACTATTGATTGATCTGTGAAGATTGATGGTTATTTGTTTGTGTCCTCCTTGTgtttctaaaaacaaataatttcTCCTGCCAACTGTTGTTGATAGTTTATTTGTCTGATAGTTGGAGTTTGTGAGGCAGAAGTCTGATGGCTCCACCACCCTTGCTATCCTCAACCCTGCAGATCTGTCAGCTGGAGGTAGGTCCATTCTGTAAACTTGAAAGAACTCAAACAGATGCtctgttcatttatttgttctCTGACAATTAAgaagcacttttttttatgATCCTTGATATTTAGCAAAGGGCTTCAGTCAAGTTCTAATTTAACTTAACCGATTAGCTTTAGTCTTTCTCAGCCTTCTATTATTGTAAACCGTACATCTTTTCATATTGCAGAACTGTTCCCACAAAAGTAGCATGTTGAGGTTACCTTGGACTTTGAGAAATTACAAGGGTTATCTCTATTTTTGGATGTCTGTAACTCAAGTGATTGAGCAAAAACTCATTGGACCGATAAAGCTTAGGCTTGAGAGAACTTTGGAAATATGCTCACATGTGAGAGTCTGTGTTGTTGCAGATGTTGGTTACTGTCCCGTGAAACTGGGCATGATGTCCAGTCGGCTGCAGAACGGAGTGAACACCCTACAGGGCTTCAGGGAGGACAAGAGGAACAGGATTACTCCAGGTACTGTCATGCTTCCACTTGACCCCTCTATAAGCTGCTAAAATCAGAGACTTGCATAGCAAACGATAAGCTCTCTCTTATGGAACACCCACCCCACAGTGTCCTACTTAAACTACGGGCCGTTCACCTCCTACGCACCCACCTACGACTCCAGCTTCGCCAACGTCAGTAAGGACGACTCTGACCTCATCTACTCTTTATACAGCGACGAGCCTAGTCCGCAGGGGTCAGACAGGTATGTACAGCATGACTACAAACACTGGAGCTCTGTGGGATTTACGCTCAACGTCATTTTAGGAATTCCTTACTGATTACTTTCCAGCTGTTCTTCTTTTCTCCGAGTTTACTCAGTCTGGAGCAGGTCAACTGCCAGCTGTAGACACAGCGTCACTCTGACATCATTCTGTTTTATTCTCTAATGAAGGACACTCGGGACAGCCCTGGTTCACTGCGTTTCAGCATTAGATAAGCAAATGTTGAAAAAACTGAGTAAAATACACAAACAAGAGAATGGGTCGTAAAATAAATGCTTTGTGGGTTCTTACTTTTTCTTGGTTCagtcatgtttgtgtgtggaaGGTTACAAAGCCTGAAGTTCCTGCCCAAAGGATTATTATCTTCCAAAGGAAACACTGAGCTGGCTGAAACCTCTCATTTGTAGTTTCTTTGTCATGTGACCATCTATAGTCTACGATTTCATGGCCCTCTAACAAATCTGGTTACAGTTAGCAGCTGCTGGAGTCTACTGTTGCGTTCTTGCTATAACCATCTCTGCTAAGTTAAAAATGTCCCAGGGAAGAGGACAGCACATTGGGTGTTCTGTTGTAATGGGCGTAATATACTTTGCAAGTAGGAGCAGTAGATGATCTGTGATTGGCTGTGAAGTGAAACAGCAGTGACTCTTTATTTCATGtcgcttttatttatttaatagtaTTTTGGTATTCGATGTATTTCCGTGTGCATAGTGGTTGCCTGATGGTCCTTGTAATGGAACCTGTGTGCTTTCAGCTTCACACGACATTGCACTGCATACACTGTTATTATTGTACATTGTTATTTACTTTATTCAGTTGTTTTAGTTCCTGCTCGGTCGCTGTGTGTAATTAGTTGGTAGCATGTCCTCAATAGGCAAAGAAATTCAGATATTTAACACTGCTGCGGCTTATAAAACAGTTGTGCAGTAaacttgtgtgtgtttggcagCTTGTCAGATTTTCTGGCCAAATCGGACGGATATGTGTACAGACTGGCAGACAACCTTCTGGATGCCATCACCAACGGAGAGCATTCAAGAACCCTGAAGGCCACTGAGCAAGTAAGTTCCGACTTGTGTCTTACTGCTGACTTGGGCAGCAAAGGACAGAAATATTTTTCTGTTAAGGTAATATGTCCTTTTCACCTGTCCAGCAGAGAGAGGAGCCAGCAAAGACGAAAGAAGACACGGGTGACGCGGAGGTGAGAGGTTGTGCTAATATGGAGCCAAATGTCAGATAGAAACCCTCTCTGTCATAAGCAGTAAACCGCTTATGTACATCGTGTTCTGCTCAAGATTGCAATGGAAAAGGAAATCTACTCGGACAAGTGTAGAATGACAAGAATCAGTGTGTGCTATGTAACACAAAACCAGAGCCACTCATCCTCATCAGCTCCTGCCGTGCTGCTGCTCAGTGGAAAGCCCATCACATGTTCCTGCATTACACCCCATATGAGGATccttcatttaatttgttttatagaTGGCCTCTGCTGATGGTTTCTGCATCAACCAGCTGTGTCAACATGGCAGGGGTCTGCCGTTAAAGCGATCCATCCTCACgtggaaaaaaacatttccCTTCAAGACACAGCGGTGCTACTCGTTCAAGGTCCACAGTTGGAGAATTTGGAGAGGACTGTGTTTTCTTTCAGTGTCTGCTGGCTGCATAGCTGAATCGCTCCTACGAGCAGCAGAGGAAACCGTAGCACTGGCCCCGCCATCAGACACACAGCCCCTCTGTGCTAGCTGTTTGCTGTTGTTGGCTGCTCTCCAGTTTACACTCATCCCCTGCTCAGTTGTTGCAGTTGGTGATCATGTTTGATTTTTATTGGAGCAAAGAAGCAGCGTGACAAAAAAGGCTTAAAAGGCGTGGATGTTCTCTTGACGCATCAGCTGTCGGTGTGGAATGCATTTTCCAATCCGACCAAACATCTTATTTCCCCTCTTGTCTCTCGTAGGTAGCTGAGCCCGAATCATTCAACAAGCTGGACTTCCTGCGCTCTGCTGCAGGCCTGCAAATGGCTGAGGAGCTCTCTGGGGGTAAAACCTCTGCCTGGTTTACATTTAGCCTCATATCTTTAAAATATTAACCAAAacgggggggaaaaaagtacAATTAGTTCAGAAAAACACAATGTAATTGGTTCTCAGAATTCTGTTGCAATTCTAGTCTTATTGACctattttcattttgtctgaTTATATGTTAACTTGGATCTTAGCACTCTAGCAGtctaatgtgtgtgtgactgaaTGAAGAATGGATGTACTGTTTTCAGCATGTGCAATCAATGTTGGTTACCTTAACGTAACTGGAGGAACCCAGAGAAAGCactaacagtgtgtgtgtgtgtgtgtgtgttgtccgTTCCATATCCATTACAGAGGCCTTACACTTCCAGCAGAAATTGGACGAGACTACAAAGCTCTTGCGTGACTTGCAGGAAGCACAGA
This Odontesthes bonariensis isolate fOdoBon6 chromosome 1, fOdoBon6.hap1, whole genome shotgun sequence DNA region includes the following protein-coding sequences:
- the brd7 gene encoding bromodomain-containing protein 7 isoform X1, coding for MGKKHKKHKSEKHGYEEYGDRPLKLVLKVSGNEVTTGSSSLDTYYDEQPAESDKPKDKKKKKKKDKDRSFGTPEDDKGKKKMTKKKKGQDAEGEDDREQSRTPIRSELDKLEEKEQTPLQEALNQLIRQLQRKDPSAFFSFPVTDLIAPGYSSVIKRPMDFSTMKDKVKKEFYQSLNELKVDFRIMCENAMIYNKPETIYHKAARKLLHSGMKILSQERLESLKQSIDFMSGLDPSAKQSLKSEEHGGTSLDQNKEGASATETSERSQTPSTPRQDKDSKDEAAKAEQELEEIRKVIEESGGKLSNRVLQSDLEFVRQKSDGSTTLAILNPADLSAGDVGYCPVKLGMMSSRLQNGVNTLQGFREDKRNRITPVSYLNYGPFTSYAPTYDSSFANVSKDDSDLIYSLYSDEPSPQGSDSLSDFLAKSDGYVYRLADNLLDAITNGEHSRTLKATEQQREEPAKTKEDTGDAEVAEPESFNKLDFLRSAAGLQMAEELSGEALHFQQKLDETTKLLRDLQEAQKERLSAKQPPNMICLLAPTAKELELAEKVTGNLAELTGQVAPCDVSSIYGIRRAMGIAIPPEPPKPLIDLTTVQETSEPMETSSTSPDVVSFVAVK
- the brd7 gene encoding bromodomain-containing protein 7 isoform X2; amino-acid sequence: MGKKHKKHKSEKHGYEEYGDRPLKLVLKVSGNEVTTGSSSLDTYYDEQPAESDKPKDKKKKKKKDKDRSFGTPEDDKGKKKMTKKKKGQDAEGEDDREQSRTPIRSELDKLEEKEQTPLQEALNQLIRQLQRKDPSAFFSFPVTDLIAPGYSSVIKRPMDFSTMKDKVKKEFYQSLNELKVDFRIMCENAMIYNKPETIYHKAARKLLHSGMKILSQERLESLKQSIDFMSGLDPSAKQSLKSEEHGGTSLDQNKEGASATETSERSQTPSTPRQDKDSKDEAAKAEQELEEIRKVIEESGGKLSNRVLQSDLEFVRQKSDGSTTLAILNPADLSAGDVGYCPVKLGMMSSRLQNGVNTLQGFREDKRNRITPVSYLNYGPFTSYAPTYDSSFANVSKDDSDLIYSLYSDEPSPQGSDSLSDFLAKSDGYVYRLADNLLDAITNGEHSRTLKATEQREEPAKTKEDTGDAEVAEPESFNKLDFLRSAAGLQMAEELSGEALHFQQKLDETTKLLRDLQEAQKERLSAKQPPNMICLLAPTAKELELAEKVTGNLAELTGQVAPCDVSSIYGIRRAMGIAIPPEPPKPLIDLTTVQETSEPMETSSTSPDVVSFVAVK